One Microvirgula aerodenitrificans DSM 15089 DNA segment encodes these proteins:
- the rsmI gene encoding 16S rRNA (cytidine(1402)-2'-O)-methyltransferase translates to MLDDAKASFRRGTLYVAATPLGNLADITLRALAAFDAADIVLAEDTRVTGQLLTRYGIRTQLVSVREHNERGMADKVVGWLAEGKLIVQVSDAGTPAVSDPGARLARTVRDAGYAVSPLPGPSAVVAALSASGTQCDRWRFLGFLSPKRKARCDAIAAIADCRDAVVIYEAPHRLIECVTDLVDVLGAGRVIVLARELTKTFETIQRLPAAELAAFIAADPNQCRGEIALIIEPAAASEDEDDDTESRRLLEILLDEKLPVKQASQIVSRMTGANRKALYELALSIRAQDDDQD, encoded by the coding sequence TTGCTTGACGATGCCAAAGCATCGTTCCGACGCGGCACATTATATGTGGCCGCCACACCGCTGGGAAACCTCGCCGACATTACCTTGCGTGCGCTGGCGGCATTTGATGCCGCCGACATCGTGCTGGCCGAGGATACCCGCGTCACCGGCCAGCTGCTGACACGCTATGGAATCCGCACCCAGCTGGTCAGCGTGCGCGAGCACAACGAGCGCGGCATGGCCGACAAGGTGGTCGGCTGGCTTGCCGAGGGCAAGCTGATCGTCCAGGTCTCCGACGCCGGCACGCCGGCCGTGTCCGATCCCGGCGCCCGCCTGGCGCGCACCGTGCGCGATGCCGGCTATGCCGTGTCGCCGCTGCCCGGCCCGTCGGCCGTCGTCGCCGCGCTGTCGGCATCCGGCACCCAGTGCGACCGCTGGCGCTTTCTCGGTTTCCTGTCGCCGAAGCGCAAGGCGCGCTGCGATGCCATCGCCGCCATCGCCGACTGCCGCGACGCCGTGGTCATCTACGAGGCCCCGCACCGGCTGATCGAGTGCGTGACCGATCTGGTCGACGTGCTTGGCGCCGGGCGGGTCATCGTGCTGGCGCGCGAACTGACCAAGACCTTCGAGACCATCCAGCGCCTGCCCGCCGCCGAACTCGCGGCCTTTATCGCCGCCGACCCGAACCAGTGCCGGGGCGAAATCGCGCTGATCATCGAGCCGGCCGCCGCCAGCGAAGACGAGGACGACGACACCGAGTCGCGTCGACTGCTCGAAATCCTGCTCGACGAGAAACTGCCGGTGAAGCAGGCAAGCCAGATCGTGTCGCGCATGACCGGCGCCAACCGCAAGGCGCTGTATGAACTGGCCCTGTCGATCCGGGCGCAGGACGACGACCAGGACTGA
- a CDS encoding phosphoheptose isomerase: protein MELIERINEHFIESIAAKQAAMDVLPGVMAQAAERMVGCLMNEGKILACGNGGSAADAQHFAAEMVGRFEKERPGLAALSLATDSSALTAIGNDYDFERVFSKQVRALGHDGDLLLAISTSGNSLNVIEAIHAAHERQMDIIALTGRDGGQIADLMTADDILINVPVNRTARIQEVHITIIHALCDAVDYMLLGGD from the coding sequence ATGGAACTGATAGAACGCATCAACGAGCATTTCATTGAAAGCATCGCCGCCAAGCAGGCTGCCATGGACGTCCTGCCGGGCGTGATGGCGCAGGCGGCCGAACGCATGGTTGGCTGTCTGATGAACGAGGGCAAGATTCTCGCCTGCGGCAATGGCGGCTCGGCAGCGGATGCCCAGCATTTCGCCGCCGAGATGGTCGGCCGCTTCGAGAAGGAGCGCCCGGGGCTGGCCGCGCTGTCGCTGGCGACCGACTCGTCGGCGCTGACCGCCATCGGCAACGACTACGACTTCGAGCGCGTCTTCTCCAAGCAGGTACGGGCGCTGGGTCACGACGGCGACCTGCTGCTGGCGATCTCGACCTCGGGCAACTCGCTGAACGTCATCGAAGCCATCCATGCTGCCCACGAGCGGCAGATGGACATCATCGCGCTGACCGGACGCGATGGCGGACAGATCGCCGATCTGATGACCGCCGACGACATCCTGATCAATGTGCCGGTCAACCGGACCGCGCGCATTCAGGAAGTCCATATCACCATCATCCATGCGCTGTGTGACGCCGTGGACTACATGCTGTTGGGAGGAGACTGA
- a CDS encoding BON domain-containing protein, translating into MTRKTLAILLLAATAATTLSACIPVVAAGAGGALLVGADRRTTGVYVDDQSAEVKIGKQVSDSYPAAHVNVTSYNRVVLLTGEVPDEAAKRGIELLARGQPNVRRVYDQTVVSPVSSLGNRLNDSSLTSKIKARMVTANLFSPNHVKVVSERGEAYLLGLVTPDEASAATKIASETAGVLKVHTFFQLIDSQTNQMLPDAQQPG; encoded by the coding sequence ATGACCCGAAAGACGCTCGCCATCCTGTTGCTGGCCGCGACTGCCGCCACGACGCTGTCCGCCTGCATTCCGGTGGTGGCTGCCGGTGCCGGCGGTGCACTGCTGGTCGGCGCAGATCGCCGCACGACCGGGGTCTATGTGGATGACCAGAGCGCCGAGGTGAAGATCGGCAAGCAGGTGTCCGACAGCTACCCGGCTGCCCACGTCAACGTGACCAGCTACAACCGCGTGGTGCTGCTGACCGGCGAAGTGCCGGACGAGGCCGCCAAGCGCGGCATCGAACTGCTCGCCCGCGGTCAGCCGAACGTGCGCCGCGTGTATGACCAGACCGTGGTGTCGCCGGTGTCCAGCCTCGGCAACCGGCTGAACGACAGCTCGCTGACCTCGAAGATCAAGGCACGCATGGTCACCGCCAACCTGTTCTCGCCGAACCACGTCAAGGTGGTCAGCGAGCGCGGCGAAGCCTATCTGCTCGGGCTGGTGACGCCGGACGAAGCCTCGGCAGCGACCAAAATCGCCAGCGAGACCGCCGGCGTGCTGAAGGTTCACACCTTCTTCCAGCTGATCGACTCGCAGACCAACCAGATGCTGCCGGACGCGCAACAACCCGGCTGA
- a CDS encoding penicillin-binding protein activator has product MQRLAPLLAVLAAIWLTGAQAATPTQAADYIIRQNAAPLKPLFSPPPGQAAVPVPPAAPAAVAAPQPAVPERAPIAVLLPLKSEALGDAADVVRAGIVAAQGADQGPAVRMYDTTVDNVAQRYREAVANGARVVIGPLTRPAIAQLAPRVTVPTLALNTLDGTTANPKLFGLSVSAELEARQIARLMRQDGMQRPAVITGSGVLDRRLAAAFASEWTSAAQTPPRSLAAHDPALAGHLAGADSVFLALIDPAAVPAAVSALPRYAVSQLAVAHVPAALTGVKVVDMPWLVMARHPAVQRYPRPAEALTRATERLYALGIDAYRVARDMTVTPPPPGWRLDGVTGDLKLGRDRQFARTLPVQVLEGQ; this is encoded by the coding sequence ATGCAACGACTGGCTCCACTTCTGGCCGTTCTGGCCGCCATCTGGCTTACGGGTGCGCAGGCGGCAACGCCCACCCAGGCCGCGGACTATATCATCCGGCAGAACGCTGCGCCGTTGAAGCCGCTGTTCTCGCCCCCTCCCGGACAGGCTGCCGTGCCGGTTCCGCCGGCCGCACCGGCTGCCGTCGCCGCACCGCAGCCGGCCGTGCCCGAGCGGGCGCCGATCGCGGTGCTGCTGCCGCTGAAAAGCGAGGCGCTCGGTGACGCCGCCGACGTGGTGCGCGCCGGCATTGTGGCGGCGCAGGGCGCCGATCAGGGCCCGGCGGTACGCATGTACGACACCACGGTCGACAATGTTGCCCAGCGTTATCGCGAGGCGGTGGCCAATGGCGCCCGGGTGGTGATCGGTCCGCTGACGCGTCCGGCCATTGCCCAGCTTGCGCCCCGGGTCACCGTGCCGACGCTGGCGCTGAACACGCTGGATGGCACCACCGCCAATCCGAAGCTGTTCGGTCTGTCGGTGTCGGCCGAACTCGAAGCGCGCCAGATCGCCCGGCTGATGCGCCAGGACGGCATGCAGCGTCCGGCGGTCATCACCGGGAGCGGCGTGCTGGACCGTCGTCTGGCGGCCGCGTTCGCTTCCGAGTGGACCAGCGCCGCCCAGACGCCGCCGCGCTCGCTGGCGGCGCACGACCCGGCCCTGGCCGGGCACCTGGCCGGCGCCGACAGCGTGTTCCTGGCGCTGATCGATCCGGCCGCCGTGCCGGCTGCCGTCTCGGCGCTGCCGCGCTATGCGGTGTCGCAACTGGCGGTGGCCCATGTGCCGGCGGCGCTGACCGGGGTCAAGGTGGTCGACATGCCGTGGCTGGTCATGGCCAGACACCCGGCCGTCCAGCGCTATCCGCGCCCGGCCGAGGCGCTGACCCGCGCCACCGAGCGGCTGTACGCGCTCGGCATCGATGCCTATCGCGTTGCCCGCGACATGACGGTGACGCCGCCGCCGCCCGGCTGGCGGCTCGATGGCGTGACCGGCGATCTGAAGCTCGGCCGTGACCGCCAGTTCGCCCGCACGCTGCCGGTCCAGGTGCTGGAAGGGCAATAA
- a CDS encoding YraN family protein: MNDAGRLAEDRALVLLRAAGLKPVARNWRGGGGELDLVMTEGDTLVFVEVRARKSLSFGGAAASLSRSKRERLRRAAEAFLLTWPGPVPACRFDAVCFDGDADPAWLKQIDL; the protein is encoded by the coding sequence GTGAATGATGCCGGCCGGCTCGCCGAGGACCGTGCACTGGTCCTGCTGCGCGCCGCCGGCCTCAAGCCGGTCGCGCGCAACTGGCGTGGCGGCGGTGGCGAGCTCGATCTGGTCATGACCGAGGGCGACACCCTGGTGTTTGTGGAAGTGAGAGCACGGAAAAGCTTGAGTTTTGGCGGTGCAGCCGCCAGTCTTTCCCGATCCAAACGAGAACGACTCCGGCGGGCCGCCGAGGCGTTTCTGCTTACGTGGCCGGGCCCCGTCCCGGCTTGCCGATTTGATGCGGTCTGTTTCGACGGCGATGCCGATCCGGCATGGTTGAAACAGATCGATTTATGA
- a CDS encoding DMT family transporter, producing MKPAADAITCLKLCLVSMIWGGTFVAGRFLSDEMPPLLSASLRFVMASLALLGFLLLSRIPLVRLNTRQFLQLLLLGFFGIFLYNLCFFYGLREIGASRAALIVALNPAVMALVARVFLRDTLSIGQLSGIALCLAGAGMVILGHAAPALAGNAGSGWGDALILGCVASWVIYSVCARELSATIGPLQTVTLSILLGTAMLCAATLALGQMQLASLARVSGPGWLSLLYLGVVGSALAYIWYYDGIARIGVTRAGSFIALNPLTAVLSGALLLGETLTWRSCTGGGLIIAGILLCNAGARLRLAWRARLQASPGSR from the coding sequence ATGAAACCTGCCGCCGATGCCATCACCTGCCTGAAGCTGTGCCTGGTCTCCATGATCTGGGGCGGTACCTTTGTCGCCGGGCGTTTTCTGTCCGATGAAATGCCGCCCCTGCTGTCGGCCAGCCTGCGCTTCGTCATGGCCAGCCTGGCCCTGCTCGGTTTCCTGCTGCTGAGCCGGATACCGCTGGTCCGGCTGAACACCCGGCAATTCCTGCAACTGCTGCTGCTCGGCTTCTTCGGGATCTTTCTGTACAACCTGTGCTTTTTTTACGGGCTGCGCGAGATCGGTGCGTCGCGTGCCGCGCTGATCGTTGCGCTGAACCCGGCTGTGATGGCGCTGGTGGCCCGGGTATTTCTCCGCGACACCCTGTCGATCGGGCAGCTGTCCGGCATCGCACTGTGCCTGGCGGGGGCCGGGATGGTGATACTGGGACATGCCGCACCGGCGCTGGCCGGCAATGCGGGCAGCGGGTGGGGGGATGCGCTGATCCTTGGCTGCGTGGCGAGCTGGGTCATCTACAGCGTGTGCGCCAGAGAGCTGTCGGCCACCATCGGCCCGCTGCAGACCGTGACCCTTTCCATCCTGCTGGGCACCGCGATGCTGTGCGCAGCCACACTTGCGCTGGGGCAGATGCAGCTGGCGTCGCTGGCCCGGGTTTCGGGGCCCGGGTGGCTGAGCCTGCTGTATCTGGGCGTGGTCGGTTCGGCGCTGGCCTATATCTGGTACTACGACGGCATTGCCCGGATCGGCGTGACCCGGGCCGGCAGCTTTATCGCGCTGAATCCGCTGACTGCCGTCCTGTCCGGCGCGCTGTTGCTGGGCGAGACGCTGACCTGGCGGAGCTGTACCGGCGGTGGGCTGATCATTGCCGGCATTCTGCTGTGCAATGCCGGCGCCCGGCTCAGACTGGCCTGGCGTGCTCGGCTGCAAGCATCGCCAGGTAGCCGTTGA
- a CDS encoding type 1 glutamine amidotransferase family protein encodes MIRAITILTENFSDWETALINAVGRACYGFDTRFATPGGTPVTSSGGMLVTPQLAVEAIDLDELELLIVCGGTIWKTDQAPDLSALLAAAHDRNLVVAGICDGTRVLAQAGVLDHLRHTSNSAANLSELDYGGAASYQDVPCAVADQRVVTAPGTAPVSFMAEILHTLGLGGEDLNGYLAMLAAEHARPV; translated from the coding sequence GTGATCCGTGCCATCACCATCCTCACCGAGAATTTTTCCGATTGGGAAACCGCGCTGATCAATGCGGTGGGTCGGGCCTGTTACGGCTTCGACACCCGCTTCGCGACCCCGGGCGGCACCCCGGTCACCTCGTCCGGCGGCATGCTCGTCACCCCGCAACTGGCCGTTGAAGCCATTGACCTCGATGAACTGGAGCTGCTGATCGTCTGTGGCGGCACCATTTGGAAAACGGACCAGGCCCCGGACCTCTCGGCCCTGCTGGCTGCGGCACATGACAGAAATCTCGTGGTCGCCGGCATTTGCGACGGCACCCGGGTGCTGGCACAGGCGGGCGTGCTCGATCACCTCCGCCATACCTCCAATTCGGCAGCGAACCTGTCGGAACTGGATTACGGCGGCGCCGCCAGCTATCAGGACGTGCCTTGTGCAGTTGCCGATCAGCGCGTCGTCACTGCGCCCGGCACCGCCCCGGTCAGCTTCATGGCCGAAATCCTGCATACCCTGGGCCTTGGCGGCGAAGACCTCAACGGCTACCTGGCGATGCTTGCAGCCGAGCACGCCAGGCCAGTCTGA